A DNA window from Methanooceanicella nereidis contains the following coding sequences:
- a CDS encoding TetR/AcrR family transcriptional regulator: MSIKELKEREKEQRRNYIVDVAERLFFSRGYDNVSMEDIAKEVGFNKATLYLYFKSKDALFFAIVLRGARIMDAAYAEGAKKGTDGLSKLWAMRLEFYEFSRLYPDYFRALCYSGGERFHKADDEAAKEVLGILVKNTKIITDTVTEGIEDGSIRNDIDPLELTIYLGVSNLGVLNVDPGYQKILEAKGISFDKFVKDFHRFIIPAIANRPVDDLAYAKGSDTGKRKRSRTKKQ, encoded by the coding sequence ATGTCGATAAAAGAATTAAAAGAAAGGGAAAAAGAGCAGAGGCGTAACTATATTGTCGATGTCGCGGAGAGATTGTTCTTCTCCCGGGGCTATGATAACGTCTCGATGGAGGATATCGCGAAAGAGGTCGGGTTTAACAAGGCCACGCTTTATCTTTACTTCAAGAGCAAAGATGCATTATTTTTTGCCATTGTCCTGCGCGGTGCCCGGATCATGGACGCTGCGTACGCGGAAGGCGCGAAGAAAGGTACCGACGGCCTGAGTAAATTATGGGCAATGCGCCTGGAGTTCTATGAATTCTCCCGGTTATACCCCGACTATTTCCGTGCGTTATGCTACTCTGGCGGGGAAAGGTTCCATAAAGCCGATGACGAGGCCGCAAAAGAGGTTCTGGGCATCCTTGTAAAAAACACGAAGATCATTACTGATACAGTCACCGAAGGTATTGAGGACGGCTCTATCAGGAATGATATCGATCCGCTGGAATTGACGATCTACCTCGGCGTATCGAACCTTGGCGTATTGAACGTCGATCCAGGCTATCAAAAAATATTGGAGGCCAAAGGTATCAGTTTTGATAAATTCGTGAAGGACTTCCATCGTTTTATTATCCCTGCGATCGCGAACCGCCCTGTAGATGACCTGGCCTACGCCAAAGGCAGCGACACGGGAAAGCGAAAACGATCCCGCACTAAAAAACAATGA
- a CDS encoding ABC transporter ATP-binding protein: MSENDLNAGSLLLNKDNFNVIEIRYLTKNYGKFSAVCNMSLSVKQGEIFAMLGPNGAGKTTTVEILECIKTPTAGFISILGENILYAPAGNIFMVQDANFNGIKEKIGVLPQDFSAFDLLTVYENIDYFANIYRKHESVDGLIDFLGLKDKRNVLFKNLSGGLKRRVGIAIALVNNPEIVFLDEPTTGLDPKARRDVWEAIKSLKARGKTVFLTTHYMDEAYYLADRVCIVNKGSIIAEGSPEDLINEYGGGNTLVIRECGSDAICRLVEEIPESNVVGRDVQVKLPKDGGMAIIAKAVSIINSGNFSCKELYVKKSTLEDVFLNLTGEKLTERGQ, from the coding sequence ATGTCAGAGAATGATCTTAATGCAGGGTCCCTGCTGTTGAACAAAGATAATTTTAACGTAATAGAGATAAGATATCTCACGAAGAACTATGGTAAATTTTCAGCCGTTTGCAATATGTCGCTAAGCGTAAAGCAGGGCGAAATATTTGCCATGCTGGGCCCAAATGGCGCGGGCAAGACCACCACCGTGGAGATTCTTGAGTGTATAAAGACTCCTACAGCCGGTTTTATAAGTATTCTCGGCGAAAACATACTTTATGCCCCTGCCGGCAATATTTTCATGGTCCAGGATGCAAATTTTAATGGCATTAAGGAAAAGATCGGCGTGCTTCCGCAGGATTTTAGCGCATTCGACCTTTTAACCGTCTATGAGAATATTGACTATTTTGCGAACATATATCGTAAACACGAAAGCGTGGATGGCCTGATCGATTTTCTGGGGCTTAAGGACAAGAGAAATGTTTTGTTCAAGAACCTTTCGGGAGGACTGAAAAGGCGTGTAGGGATTGCCATTGCCCTTGTCAATAATCCCGAGATCGTATTTTTGGATGAGCCGACCACGGGACTGGACCCGAAGGCCAGAAGGGACGTATGGGAGGCGATAAAGTCTCTTAAGGCAAGGGGCAAGACGGTTTTTTTGACGACGCATTACATGGACGAAGCGTATTACCTCGCCGACAGGGTATGCATTGTTAATAAAGGCAGCATCATCGCCGAGGGATCCCCGGAAGATCTTATCAATGAGTATGGCGGCGGCAACACACTCGTAATAAGGGAATGCGGCTCAGATGCTATATGCCGGTTGGTCGAAGAGATCCCCGAATCTAATGTCGTTGGTAGAGATGTGCAGGTAAAGTTGCCTAAAGATGGTGGCATGGCCATCATAGCAAAGGCAGTATCGATCATTAACTCAGGGAATTTTTCATGCAAAGAGCTCTATGTTAAAAAATCAACGCTTGAGGACGTATTTTTAAATCTGACTGGCGAAAAGCTCACCGAAAGAGGGCAGTGA
- a CDS encoding Chromate resistance protein ChrB yields the protein MSDVEWMLFLSQLPSSPSSLRVMVWRRMRAVGAISIHNGVWVLPHSSKSEQFMNELRSYVNDHEGNASIFIAKAFGSEIEAGLIDTFIKNIDQDYVEFIDKCDDFLKELETEIEQKKFTFAELDENEEELHKLTSWLRKIRARDYFNNKKSQDAASAFDSCRQRLQTFARSVYANEGIDVPDNEITYKDE from the coding sequence ATGTCTGATGTTGAATGGATGCTATTCTTATCACAATTGCCATCATCGCCATCCAGCCTGCGAGTGATGGTATGGCGGCGCATGCGTGCCGTCGGAGCTATAAGCATACATAACGGAGTATGGGTGTTGCCACATTCATCTAAGAGCGAGCAATTCATGAACGAGCTTCGCTCGTATGTGAATGATCACGAAGGGAACGCGTCCATATTTATCGCAAAAGCTTTTGGCTCAGAGATCGAGGCCGGCCTCATCGATACGTTCATCAAGAACATCGATCAGGACTATGTCGAGTTCATAGACAAATGCGACGATTTTTTGAAAGAGCTTGAGACTGAGATCGAGCAAAAGAAATTCACTTTCGCAGAGCTCGACGAGAATGAGGAAGAGCTGCATAAGCTTACAAGCTGGCTGAGAAAGATCCGCGCCAGGGATTATTTCAATAATAAGAAATCGCAGGATGCAGCCAGCGCTTTCGACAGCTGCCGCCAGAGGCTTCAGACTTTCGCAAGATCGGTATACGCTAACGAAGGAATAGACGTTCCTGACAATGAAATAACCTACAAGGACGAATAG
- a CDS encoding SAM-dependent methyltransferase translates to MSIKENKGHEPVQKPACDTGPDKNNMTRNGPSHMAEGIAFNRFSESLKPEGERICYDPYAVRFISQDTLDFSRRNPDEARKRWERLNSSLPGVYNSIVARVRFFDDIVSSSVDEGIDQIVILGAGYDTRAYRIEGIKKGMKVFEVDHPVTQSVKTEKVMEIFGSPPDHVVYVPVDLEAEEPGLRLTEMGYDRACRTLFIMEGLVMYISPHAVERILSFMAKNSGAGSAVILDYFPQSLVDGTCDLEVGKNLRKYVEQQGEPIKFGIDDGSIENFLSQRGFSQVRNVTCDDYKRAYFHGKNENREVCSLFSFVYAMIG, encoded by the coding sequence ATGTCTATCAAGGAAAACAAGGGGCATGAGCCAGTGCAGAAACCTGCATGTGATACAGGTCCGGATAAAAATAATATGACGAGGAACGGGCCCAGCCACATGGCCGAGGGTATCGCTTTCAACCGTTTTAGCGAATCTTTAAAGCCTGAGGGCGAACGGATATGTTATGACCCGTACGCTGTCCGTTTCATTAGTCAGGATACACTGGATTTTAGTCGTCGGAACCCGGACGAGGCAAGGAAGAGGTGGGAGCGGCTAAATTCCTCTCTGCCCGGGGTTTATAATTCGATCGTGGCCAGGGTCAGGTTTTTTGATGATATCGTAAGTTCTTCTGTCGACGAAGGGATCGATCAGATAGTCATCCTGGGTGCAGGATACGATACCAGGGCATACCGTATCGAAGGAATAAAAAAAGGCATGAAGGTCTTTGAAGTCGACCATCCTGTCACCCAGAGCGTTAAAACTGAAAAGGTCATGGAGATCTTCGGCTCACCCCCGGACCATGTAGTATACGTGCCTGTCGACCTTGAAGCTGAAGAGCCAGGCCTACGACTTACGGAAATGGGGTATGACAGGGCATGCAGGACTCTTTTCATCATGGAGGGGCTTGTCATGTACATTTCGCCGCATGCCGTGGAAAGGATATTGTCCTTCATGGCAAAAAATTCGGGCGCAGGAAGTGCCGTAATTCTCGATTATTTCCCTCAGTCCTTAGTTGACGGGACCTGCGATCTGGAAGTCGGTAAGAACCTGCGGAAGTATGTGGAACAGCAGGGAGAGCCCATAAAATTCGGCATAGATGACGGGTCTATAGAAAATTTCCTCTCTCAAAGGGGTTTCTCTCAAGTAAGGAATGTGACATGCGATGATTATAAAAGAGCGTATTTCCACGGTAAAAATGAAAACAGAGAGGTATGCAGCCTGTTTTCATTTGTCTATGCTATGATAGGATAA